Part of the Paludisphaera borealis genome, ATCGATCCGACTGGCGATTTGCGAAGGCAGGCGGCTCTTCGCGAGCGAGGTCAGCCGGGCGAAGTAACGCGCGAACAACGCCGCGGCGGCTGCGTCGCCGCCGCCTCGCGACCGCTCCAGCAGGTCGAAGGAACTCCAGGAGTGCGGAGGTTGGTCCGTCGCCGACACGAATCACTCCTGATCCCGCGAGCCGCCGATCAGGTCGTTTTCAGCATTTTCAAGATCGCCCTGGCCGCCGGGATGAAGCGGAGGGCATTACCTGATCGTTCGAGAAACTATTCTTGTCGAGGAGGAAGCCATGGCCTTCGTCGTGACCGAACCGTGCTTCGATTGCAAGTATACCGACTGCGTCGTCGTCTGCCCGTGTGATTGCTTCCACGAGGGCGAACGGATGCTCTTCATCGACCCCGCGCATTGCATCGATTGCGAAGCCTGCGTGCCCGAATGCCCCGTCGAGGCGATCTTTCACGAGTCGAACGTGCCCGAGGAATGGAAAGAGTTCGTGGCGTTGAATGAAGAGATGGCCTCGGT contains:
- a CDS encoding ferredoxin family protein is translated as MAFVVTEPCFDCKYTDCVVVCPCDCFHEGERMLFIDPAHCIDCEACVPECPVEAIFHESNVPEEWKEFVALNEEMASVSPSITERKQPLATPNR